The genomic region ACGTCCTGCGCAGCCGGTACGGCTGGCAGTGAGTCGAGGTCCGTGCCACCCGGCCGGTGCGCGGTGTCCACAGTGTGGACGGCGCCGCCCACCGATCGGCCGGGCCGGATACGCTGGAACCCGACCACCGGAGTGCCCTGACACGGAGAGAACGCCATGAGTGAGATCGAGCGCGAGGTCCACGCGGTCGCCGCACGTGCCAAGGACGCGGCGGCCGACCTCGCCCCGCTCAGCCGGGCCGTGAAGGACGCCGCGCTGCTGGCCGTCGCCGACACCCTCGTCAAGCGCGCCGAGGAGATCACGGCCGCCAACGCCGAGGACGTCGAGCGGGCGAAGGCGGACGGCACCACGCCGGCGATGATCGACCGGCTCACCCTCACTCCGCAGCGCGTCGAGGCCATCGCCGACGCCGTGCGCGAGATCGTCGAGCTCCCGGACCCGGTGGGCGAGTCGGTGCGCGGCGGCGTCCTGCCCAACGGCCTGGACCTGCGCCAGATCCGCGTGCCGCTCGGCGTCATCGGCATCATCTACGAGGGGCGCCCCAACGTCACCGTGGACGCCGCGGCCCTGTGCCTCAAGAGCGGCAACGCGGTCCTGCTGCGCGGCTCCTCCTCCGCCTACTCCTCCAACAGCGCGATCGTGGCGGTCCTGCGGGAGGCCCTGGAGGGCACCGGCGTCCCGGTCGACGCCGTCCAGCTCGTGCCCGGCCGCACCCGCGAGTCCGCCACCGCCCTCATGCGGGCCCGCGGACTCGTCGACGTCCTCATCCCGCGCGGCGGCAAGACGCTCATCCAGTCGGTCGTGCGCGACTCCACGGTCCCGGTCATCGAGACCGGCGAGGGGCTGTGCCACGTCTACGTGGACGCCGACGCCGACCTGGACAAGGCGGTGGCCATCGCCACCAACGCCAAGGCCCAGCGCTGCTCGGTGTGCAACGCCGCCGAGACCCTGCTGGTCCACGCCGACGTCGCCGACGCCTTCCTGCCGCGCGTCCTGGACTCCCTCGCCGAGGCGGGCGTAACGGTGCACGGCGACGAGCGCGTCCGGTCGGTCGCCGCCGCCCACGGCTCCCCGGCGACCGTGGTCGAGGCCACCGAGGAGGACTGGTCCACGGAGTACCTGTCCATGGACCTGGCCGTGCGCGTGGTGCCCACCATCGACGACGCGCTCGCGCACATCCGGCGGTACTCCACCCAGCACACCGAGGCCATCGTCACCGACTCCCTGCGGGCCTCCCGGTACTTCGTGTCCCGGGTGGACTCCGCCGCGGTCATGGTCAACGCCTCCACGCGCTTCACCGACGGCGGCGAGTTCGGCTTCGGCGCGGAGATCGGCATCTCCACGCAGAAGCTGCACGCCCGCGGGCCGATGGGACTCACCGAGATGACCTCCACGAAGTACGTGGTCACCGGGGACGGCCACCTGAAGTAGCCACGGCCGGCCGCGCCCGTGGCCGGCCGTGCGGCTCCGCGATGCCTTGGCACGCGGAGCATTCTCGTGTTGGAAACCTGGACGGAAGCGGATATTCGTCCAAAGAGGATTCCCAAAGCGACCACGAGTCGGTAGCTTCGCTGAGGTGTCACGGCGCTCACCCCGCTCTCGGTTCCCGAGGAGCGCCCGTTCCCCCGCAGTCACCACGAGAGGAACCCCCTCGCATGAAGCTCCGGAACAAGGCCGCGACCGTGGCCGTGGCGGCACTCGCCGTCGGCGGATCCACCCTGATGGCCTCTCCGGCCCAGGCCGACCTGGTCACCCTGTGCTCGGGACACGGCGGTGCCGTCACCCTGCCCACGGACCTGGCGGTCCCGGCGGGTGAGAGCTGCTACCTGGACGGCACCGTCGTCCAGGGCGACGTGATCGTCCGGCAGGGCGCCAACCTGCACGTCGTCGGCGGCGAGATCGAGGGCGAGGTGATCGTCCGCAAGGACGGCTACTTCGACGCCTCGGAGAGCTCGCTCGGCGACCGGGTCGTCAACCGCGGCTCCTACGGCACCTACCTGGAGGACAGCTCCGCCGCTGCCGCCCTGCGCACGGTCGCCGTCGACGGCGCCGCCAACGACGGCTTCGCCTACGTCGTCGACTCCTCGGTCCGCAACATCAACGCCTCCACGGGCACGGTCTACGTGTCCGGATCGCGCGTGGGCGGTGCGGTCAAGGCCGAGGGCGTGGAGTTCGCCGACCTCTACGACTCCGTCGTGCGCGGAGACCTCACCGTCACGGCTGCCACCAGCGGCGGCATCCTGTGCGACAGCGAGGTGATCGGCGACGCCACGTTCACCGGCGGCACCGGCCCGATCGCGGTCGGCGCCGGCGAGCAGGAGGACTTCTGCTCCTCGGTCAACTACGTGGACGGCGACCTGACCGTCAGCGACGTCACCGGTGGCGCCTACGTCGACAACAACATCGTCGGCGGCGACCTGGTCACCTCCGGCAACCAGCCGACCGCCCAGGTCGGCGACGCCAACCGCGTGCGCGGCGAGATCCTCACCGAGGAGGTCGCCCTGCGCGCCCTGGCCGCCGCCGTCACCGAGGAGTTCGCCGAGCACGAGGACGGGCTGCAGAGCGAGGTCGAGGAAGCGCGCTCCGAGACCATCGACGAGGCCATGGAGGCCGGTCCCGCCTTCTAGGGGCGCGTAGCACCCCCGGTCCCCACAACCGGGTGCCCGGTCCCCACAGCCGGGCGGACACGAACATCGCAGCAGCGCCGACGGTCCCCACACCGTCGGCGCTGTCGTGTGTCCGGGGCCGGGAGGCCGGCCAGTTCTATGTTGTAACCCTGACGACGGTCATGGTCGAGTGATAGAGTCCACACATGGCTGACTCCGTGCGGCGTGTCGTGGTCTCGGGAGGATCCGGCGGTATCGGACGGGCGATCGTGGTCGCGCTCGCCTCCGAGGGGTACGAGGTCGTGGCCCTCGGGCGCGACTCCGCCCGACTGGCCGCCCTGGAACGGGAGGCCGGCGCCTACGGCCTGGCCGTGCGCACCGAGGTGTGCGACCTGCGCGACGAACAGCAGGTGGTCTCCGTCGCCGAACGGCTTGAACCGGTGTCGGTCCTGGTCAACAACGCCGGGACCGCGCGGACGGCGCCCCTGCGGGGGACCGGTCTGGAGCTGTGGGAGGACCAGATCCGCGTCAACGCGACCTCCGCCTTCCTGCTCACCCGCACCCTGCTCAACGGCATGCTCGAACGCGACCACGGGCGGGTGGTGTTCATCGCCTCCACCGCGGCGCTGGTGGGCGCCCGCTACACGGCCGCCTACACCGCCTCCAAACACGCCATGCTCGGGCTGGCCCGCGCCGTGGCGGCCGAGGTGTCCGGCACCGGTGTCACCAGCAACGCCGTGTGCCCCACGTTCGTCCGCAGCCCCATGACCGACCGCTCGGTGGCCCACATCGTCGAGCGCACCGGCCGCGACGCCGACCAGGCCGAGGCGGCCCTGGCCGCGGCCTCGCCCCTGGGCCGGCTCATCGAACCGGAGGAGGTGGCCGCCGCCGTCGCCTACTTCGTGAGCCCGGCGGCGCGCGCGGTCAACGGCCAGACCCTGACCATCGACGGAGGAGGCATCCACTCGTGAGCCCATTCCGGGGGTCCGTACCCCTGAACGACCGCTGGGACCACTTCGACCTCCACCGCGCCGATGGTGTGGCGACGGTGACCCTCGACCGCCCCGACAAGCTCAACGCCCTGACCTTCGAGGCCTACGCCGACCTGCGCGACCTGCTGCTCGAACTGCCGCACCGCGGCGACACCCGGGTCCTGGTCCTGCGGGGGAGCGGGCGCGGGTTCTGCTCCGGCGGCGACGTGGACGAGATCATCGGCGCGACCCTGCGGATGGACCCCGACGACCTCCTCGCCTTCACCCGGATGACCGGCGAGGTGGTCAAGGCCATGCGGGAGTGCCCGGTCCCGGTGATCGCGGGCGTGCACGGCATCGCGGCCGGCGCCGGGTCCGTCCTGGCCCTGGCCGCCGACTTCCGGGTGGTGGCCCGGTCGGCCCGGTTCGCCTTCCTCTTCACCAAGGTGGGGCTCTCCGGCGCCGACATGGGCGCCGCCTACCTGCTGCCGCGCGTGGTCGGGCTCGGCCACGCCACCCGGCTGCTCATGCTCGGCGACACCATCGGCGCGGAGGAGGCCGACCGCTGCGGTCTGGTGAGCGAGCTCGTGGAGGACGACGCCCTGGACTCCGCGGTCGCCGCGCTGGCCGAGCGCCTGTCGGGCGGACCCGCCTTCGGCTACGCCCAGACCAAAGCCCTGCTCTCCCGCGAACTGGACATGAACCTGTCCGGGTCGATCGAGCTGGAGGCCATGACCCAGGCACTGCTGATGAAGAGCGCCGACTACGCCGAGTTCCACGCCGCCTTCACCGGCAAGCGCCGACCCGAATGGAAGGGCCGCTGATGGGACCCGAACCGAACGCCTTCCCGCCGGACGGCTTCCCGCCGGACGGCTTCCCGCCGGACGAATTTCCGCCCAACCCCATGCTCCCGACGCCGCACACCCTGGTGAACCCGCCCGAGCTCGGGCCTCCTGTGGGCTTCTCCCACGCCGTCGTGACGGCTCCGGGCACGACGGTCCACCTGGCGGGGCAGATCGCCTCGGGGGTGGACGGACGCCTGGCCGCGGAGGGTCTCACCGCCCAGTTCGACCTGGCGCTGGCCAACGTGGTGACCGCGGTGCGCGCCGCGGGCGCCGCACCCGAGCACCTGGTCACCCTCACCGTCTACACCACCGACGTCTCCGGCTACCGGGCCGCCGCCAGGGAGATCGGCCGGATCTACCGCCGCCACCTGGGACGCCACTACCCGGCGATGGCGCTGTTCGGCGTCACGGAGCTCTACGACCCGGAGGCCCTGGTGGAGCTCGTCGGCCTGGCCGTCATCCCCGACTGACGACCGAGCGCACGTGCTCCAGGCCCGGCACGCGCAGCCGGGCGTGCAGGTCGAAGAACACCCGGGAGGCGCGGCTGCCCGCCCACGGGCCGGGCAGCAGCTCGGGCGGCAGGCCCGGGTCGAGGAAGGGCATCCGGCGCCAGGCGTCCACGGTCCGCAGGTGGTCGGCGAAGGCCGCCGCCCGCGGGTCGGCCGTCCCGGCGGGACCGGTGCGCCCCGCGGCTCCGGCGCGGCGCCAGGCGCCCAGGACGGGCTCGTGCTCGGACAGGAACTCCTGGTACATCGCCTGGAGGGCGGGCAGGTCCCACCAGAGGGCCACCGCCTCGCTCAGGTCGCGAAAGTCCAGGTGGGTGGCGTGGAACAGTTCCGCGTAGCCGTCCATGCCGAGGTCGCGCAGGGCCTGGCGGGCCTGGTCGGTCATGTGCGCGGGCGCGATCCACACCCCGGCGGCGGTCGTGCCGAATCCGAGCCTGGTCAGCCGGGAGCGCAGTGCGTGGCGGCGCCGGCGCTCGGACTCGGGGACGGAGAACACCACCAGCACCCAGCCGTCGCCCACCCTGGCCACCTGGTGGCCGAAGATGCGGCGGTCGCCCTCGGCGAGGATGTGCCGCCCCTCGTCGGAGAGCCGGTACCCGGCCACGCCGCCGAGGCGCTCGGGGGCCAGGAGCCCGCGCCGTTTGAGCCGGGAGACGGCCGAGCGGACCGAGGGCGCGTCCACGCCGAGCTCGGCCATGAGGGCGATGAGGTCGGCGACGCTGATCCATCCGCCGATGTCGCGGGCGTAGGTGCCGAAGAAGGAGACGATCAGCGAGCGCGGGCGGCGGTTGACCCTCTCGGGGTCCCCGGTCGCCGCCAGGGGTGCCTGATCGCTGTTTGACGTCACGGACACACGATAGCGCGGCGGGGCCGGCGGTCCCGAGGTCGCGTCCGACGCGGGGTCGGGCCGGTGGTGTCGACCAACATCTCATGTTGATCTATTGACGGCCGTCATACTTCCTGTAGATTCGGGAATGTGGGGTGGATCACTACGAGAGTCGAGGTCGCCCATGGGCTTGTCCGACGCCGACCGCGTGTTCGCCGACTGGGTGGACGCGCGCGCCACCGAACTCGCGCGCTCCGGTGGCCCGGCGGCGCCACCGGGCCGGGTCGACCGCGGGCTGCTGCGCCGCCTGGCCGAGGCGGGACTCCTGCCGGCGCTCTTCCCCGGTTCCGCCGTTCCCGGCGGGGCCGCTCCCGGGAGCGGAGGCGTCCACGGCGGCGGAGCCGAGGGCGGCGGACCTGGGGCGGGCGGTGCCGACGGACCGCTACGGGAGGCGCCCGCCACGCGCATCTGCCTGCTCCGGGAGCGGTTGGCCCGCGTCGACACCCACGCCGAGACCGCGCTGGCCCTCCAGGGCCTGGGCGCCTATCCCGTCCTGCAGTCCGGCACCGACGCCCAGCGCCGCCGGTGGATCCCCGCCGCGGCCTCCGGCGCGGCCGTGGCTGCCTTCGCCCTCACCGAGCCCGGCGCCGGATCCGACGCCGCCGCCCTCGCCCTGGCCGCGCGCCCCGACGGCGACGGGTGGCGCCTGCACGGCGAGAAGACCTGGATCTCCAACGCGCCCGAGGCCGACTTCTACACGGTCTTCGCCCGGACCACCCCGGGCGCCCGGTCCCGGGGCGTGACCGCCTTCCTCGTCCCCGCCGACCGGCCCGGCCTGTCGGGCACCCCGCTGGAGATGCTCTCCCCGCACGCGCTGGGACACCTGGTCATGGACGGGGTCCCCGTCGGCCCGGACGACGTCATCGGCACTCCGGACCAGGGCTTTCCCGTGGCCATGCGCACACTCGACCTGTTCCGTCCCAGCGTCGGCGCGTTCGCCGTGGGCATGGCCGACGCCGCGCTGGCCGCCGCCCGCGCGCACACCCGCGAGCGGGAGGCCTTCGGCGGTCCCCTGGACCGGCTCCAGACGGTCGCCCACACCCTGGCCGAGATGGCCACCCGCACCGAGGCGGCCCGCCTGCTCGTCTACTCCGCCGCGGCGGAGTACGACTCCGGCGGGGACTCCGTCACCGTCCGCTCGGCCATGGCCAAGCTCTTCGCCACCGAGACCGCCCAGTACGTCGTCGACGCCGCCGTCCAGCTGCACGGAGCCCGCGCGCTGGAACGCGGCCACCTGCTCGAACACCTCTACCGCGAGGTCCGCGCCCCCCGCGTCTACGAAGGCGCCTCGGAGGTGCAGCGCCAGATCATCGCCCGGCACTCGTAGACACCAGGTCCCGACCGGAGGCATCCATGTCGTCCCTGTCACCCACCGGCCACGTCGACACCTTCACCCGCGACCACCTGCCGCCGCCGGAACAGTGGCCCGTGCTCACCCTCGACCACGGGCCCGCCTACCCCGACCGCCTCAACTGCGCCGAGCAGCTCCTGGACGCGACCATCGCCGCCCACGGTGCCGACCGCGCGTGCCTGACCGGTGAGGACGAGTCCTGGACCTACGGTGAGCTGCGCGACCGCGTCGACCGGATCGCGCACGTCCTGGTGGAGGAGACCGGCCTGGTCCCCGGAGGGCGCGTCCTGCTGCGCGGCCCCAACTCCCCGTGGACGGCCGCCTGCTGGCTCGCCGTCCTCAAGGCCGGCGGCGTGGTCGTCACCGTCCTGCCCGTCCTGCGCGCCGCCGAACTGGCCACCGTCCTGCGCTCCGCCCGCGTCACCCACGCCCTGTGCGACGCCCGCTTCCTCGACGACCTGGCCACCGCCTGCGCCGACAGCGCCGCCGACCTGGGCGCCGAGCCCGCGCTCCTGGCCTACGGGGGGACCGGCGCCGACGACCTCACGGTGCGCGCTCAGCAGCACCCCGCGCCGTTCACCGCGGTCCGCGTCGCCGCCGACGACGCCTGCATGATCGCCTACACCTCCGGCACCACCGGAGCGCCCAAGGGCTGTGTGCACTTCCACCGCGACGTCCTGGCGATCGCCGACACCTACTCCGCGCGGGTGCTCCGGCCCACCCCGGACGACGTCTTCACCGGAAGCCCGCCCTTCGGGTTCACGTTCGGCCTGGGCGGCCTGCTCGTCTTCCCCCTGCGTGCGGGCGCCTCCTCGATCCTGCTGGAGCGCCCCCGCCCCGAGGCACTGCTGGACGCGGTCTCCCAGCGCGGCGCCACGATCGTGTTCACCGCGCCCACGGCCTACCGCGCCATGCTCGCGCGCCTGGACGGCCACGACCTGTCCGGCCTGCGCCGGTGCGTCTCCGCCGGGGAACACCTGCCCGCGGCCACGTGGCAGGCCTGGTACGAGGCGACCGGAGTGCGCATGCTCGACGGCATCGGGGCCACCGAGATGCTGCACATCTTCGTGTCCTCCTCGGACGAGCACCTGCGCCCCGGGTCCACCGGTGTGCCGGTTCCCGGATTCACCGCCGCCGTCCTGGACGACGAGGGCCGGCCCGTGCCGGACGGCGAGCCCGGCCACCTGGCGATCCGGGGCCCGATCGGCTGCCGGTACCTCGCCGACGAGCGCCAGACCGTCTACGTCCGGCACGGCTGGAACCTCACCGGCGACACCTACGTCCGCGACGAGGACGGCTACCTCTGGTACCGGGCGCGCAGCGACGACATGATCGTCTCCGCCGGCTACAACATCTCCCCGTCGGAGGTGGAGGAGGCGCTGCTCACCGCCCCGGAGGTCGAGGAGACCGCCGTCGTGGGCGTGCCCGACCCCGAGCGCGGCCAGATCGCGCGCGCCTACGTGGTGCTGCGCGAGGGCACCGCCCCCGGGGACGACACGGCGGCCCGGCTCAAGGAGCACGTCCGCGAGCGGATCAGCCCCTACAAGACGCCGCGTTCCATCGAGTTCCTGGCCGCGCTGCCGCGCACGGCCACCGGCAAGCTCCAGCGGTTCAAGCTCCGCGAGGCGCCCTGAACCGGGTATGGGCGAGGGCTCCGGGGCCGGACCCGGGCCTGGGGACACGGCCAGGAACCGAATGCGGCAGAAAGGCGGGCGGCATGCGCATCGCATGCGTCGGAGGCGGCCCCGGCGGCCTCTACTTCGCGGCACTGACCAAGCGGCTCGACCCCGCGCACGAGATCACCGTGTACGAGCGCAACGCGCCCGACGACACGTTCGGTTTCGGGGTCGTGCTGTCCGACGAGACCCTCGGCGGCATCGAGCACGCCGACCCGGACGTGTACACCGCGCTGGCGGCCGGGTTCGCGCGCTGGGACGACATCGACATCCACTACCGGGGCACGGTCGTCACCTCCGGCGGCCACGGGTTCGCCGCGATCGGACGCCGCCGCCTCCTGCAGATCCTGCGCGCCCGCTGCGCCGAACTCGGCGTCGCGGTGCGCACCCGCACCGAGGCCCCGCCGGCGGACGAGCTCGCCCGCACCCACGACCTCGTCGTGGCCGCCGACGGCGCCAACAGCGCCACCCGGGCCGCGCACGCCGACGCCTTCGGCACCACCCTCGACCGGCGCGGCAACCGGTTCATGTGGCTGGGCACCGACCTGGTCTTCGACGCCTTCCGGTTCCACGTCCTGGAGACACCGCACGGCGTGATGCAGCTGCACTGCTACCCCTACGCCACGGACACCAGCACGTTCCTGGTGGAGATGCACGAGGAGGTGTGGCGCGCGGCCGGATTCGCCGACCTCGCCCCGCGCGACCCGGCGCCGGGGGCGAGCGACACCGAGAGCATCGCCCGCTGCGAGAAGCTCTTCGCCGACGTCCTGGACGGGCACCGGCTGCGGCCCAACCACTCGCGCTGGCAGAGCTTCACCACCGTGCGAAACGCCACGTGGCGGCACGGCAACACCGTCCTGCTCGGCGACGCCGCGCACACCGCCCACTTCTCCATCGGCTCGGGCACCAAGCTCGCCATGGAGGACGCCCTGGCCCTCGCCGCCTGCCTGCACGAGCACGACACCCTCGACGCGGCCCTGGCCGCCTACGAGGACGAGCGCCTGCCGGTCGTGGCCAGCACCCAGCGCGCCGCCCAGGCCAGCCTGGAGTGGTTCGAGGACATCGGCCGGCACGTGGGGCAGGAACCCGTCCAGTTCGCGTTCAACCTCCTCACCCGCAGCCGCCGGGTCACCTACGACAACCTGCGCCTGCGGGACCCCGAGTTCGTGGCCCGCGTCGACGACTGGTTCGCCGGCCAGGTCGCGGCCGGCGCCGCGCACGACACCGCGGAGGGGACCGGCTCCCGAAGCGGCGCCGCCACCGGTCGTGCGCCCGCCGAGCGGCGTCCCCCGATGTTCCACCCCTTCCGGCTGGGGGAGACCGAACTCGCCAACCGGGTCGTGGTCTCGGCCATGGACATGTACTCCGCCGTGGACGGCACGCCCCAGGACTTCCACCTGGTCCACCTGGGCGGGAAGGCGCTGGGCGGGGCCGGACTGGTCATGACCGAGATGGTGTGCGTGTCGGCCGAGGGGCGCATCACCCCCGGCTGCACCGGCCTGTACCGGCCCGAGCACGAGACGGCGTGGCGCCGGGTCACCGACTTCGTGCACGAGCACTCCCCGGCGCGGATCGGCGTCCAGCTCGGCCACTCGGGGCGCAAGGGCTCCACCCGCCTGATGTGGGAGGGCATCGACCAGCCGCTCGCGGAGGGCAACTGGCCGGTCGTGGCGCCCTCACCGCTGCCCTACCGCCCCGGCGTCAACCAGGTCCCACGGGAGCTCGACGGGGAGGGGCTGGCGGCCGTCCGCGACGACTTCACGGCCGCCGCGCGGGCCGCCGACCGCGCCGGGTTCGACGTCCTCGAACTGCACTGCGCCCACGGCTACCTGCTCTCCAGCTTCCTGTCGCCGGTCACCAACCACCGGACCGACCGCTACGGCGGCGACCTGAGCGGTCGGCTGCGCTACCCGCTGGAGGTGATGGCCGCCGTCCGCGCCGTCTGGCCCCGCCACAAACCGCTCACCGTGCGCATCTCCGCCACCGACTGGGTCGAGGACGGCACCACGGCGGCGGACGCCGTGGCCATCGCCCGCGCGTTCGCCGACGCCGGAGCCGACGCCATCGACGTCTCCACCGGCCAGGTCACCCCCGACGAACGGCCCGCCTTCGGGCGCAGCTACCAGGTGCCCTTCGCCGAGCGGATCCGCCGGGAGGCGGGTGTGCCCGTGATCGCGGTCGGGGCGATCTCGTCCTACGATGACGTCAACTCGACCCTCCTGGCCGGTCGCGCCGACCTGTGCGCGCTCGCCCGGCCGCACCTGTACGACCCGCACTGGACACTGCACGCCGCCGCCGAACAGGGCTACGAGGGCCCGGGCGCCACCTGGCCGACACCGTTCCGCGCGGGCAGCCGCAAGCCGCCCACCGGGCGCACGGACGGCCCCCGTCCGCGGTTGGCCCTGCTGGACGGCCGGGGCGCCGCCGGGACCCGGCACCGGCGCTGGCGTCCGGGCGGATGACCGTCCGGAGCCTCGCGCCCGCGGCCGGTCGCCCGCGGGCGAGGCCCGCGGACGGGTGTCCGCGGGCGGACGTACGGACGCGCACCGCCGCGGGACACCTGCCGCCCACCGACCTTCCGACCGACCGACGACCGCACCACGAGGAGTACCCGTGCCGACCACCGTGTCCTACGGCGACCACCCCAGTCAGACCGTGCACCGCTGGGAGGCGCGGGGGCCCGGCGGCGCGCCCGCGCCCGTCGCGGTCCTGCTCCACGGCGGCTGGTGGCGCGACCTCCACGACGCCCACCTCATGGACCCGCTGGCCCGCGACCTGTCCGACGCCGGATGGGCGGTCTGGAACGTGGAGTACCGGCGGACCGGCGCCGACGGCGGCGGCTGGCCGCACACCCTCGACGACGTCGGCGACGCCCTGGGACTGCTCGCCGACACGGCCGCCCGCGAGCCGGGCCGGTTCGACACGTCCCGGGTGGTGGCCGTCGGCCACTCCGCCGGCGGGCACCTGGCCCTGCTCAACGCCGGCGCGGCGGGGGAGAACCCGGTGACGTCGGTGGTCGCCCTGGCGCCCGTCACCGATCT from Nocardiopsis aegyptia harbors:
- a CDS encoding alpha/beta hydrolase, producing the protein MPTTVSYGDHPSQTVHRWEARGPGGAPAPVAVLLHGGWWRDLHDAHLMDPLARDLSDAGWAVWNVEYRRTGADGGGWPHTLDDVGDALGLLADTAAREPGRFDTSRVVAVGHSAGGHLALLNAGAAGENPVTSVVALAPVTDLERSDRAGLGEGAVTPFLGADPSDELYAFGSPVRQVPVGVPLLVVHGDADQRVPVEHSRDYVAAARAAGDTVTYHEVAGADHFAVIDPAHAAWRGVREHLEG
- a CDS encoding SDR family NAD(P)-dependent oxidoreductase translates to MADSVRRVVVSGGSGGIGRAIVVALASEGYEVVALGRDSARLAALEREAGAYGLAVRTEVCDLRDEQQVVSVAERLEPVSVLVNNAGTARTAPLRGTGLELWEDQIRVNATSAFLLTRTLLNGMLERDHGRVVFIASTAALVGARYTAAYTASKHAMLGLARAVAAEVSGTGVTSNAVCPTFVRSPMTDRSVAHIVERTGRDADQAEAALAAASPLGRLIEPEEVAAAVAYFVSPAARAVNGQTLTIDGGGIHS
- a CDS encoding enoyl-CoA hydratase family protein; the encoded protein is MSPFRGSVPLNDRWDHFDLHRADGVATVTLDRPDKLNALTFEAYADLRDLLLELPHRGDTRVLVLRGSGRGFCSGGDVDEIIGATLRMDPDDLLAFTRMTGEVVKAMRECPVPVIAGVHGIAAGAGSVLALAADFRVVARSARFAFLFTKVGLSGADMGAAYLLPRVVGLGHATRLLMLGDTIGAEEADRCGLVSELVEDDALDSAVAALAERLSGGPAFGYAQTKALLSRELDMNLSGSIELEAMTQALLMKSADYAEFHAAFTGKRRPEWKGR
- a CDS encoding glutamate-5-semialdehyde dehydrogenase, giving the protein MSEIEREVHAVAARAKDAAADLAPLSRAVKDAALLAVADTLVKRAEEITAANAEDVERAKADGTTPAMIDRLTLTPQRVEAIADAVREIVELPDPVGESVRGGVLPNGLDLRQIRVPLGVIGIIYEGRPNVTVDAAALCLKSGNAVLLRGSSSAYSSNSAIVAVLREALEGTGVPVDAVQLVPGRTRESATALMRARGLVDVLIPRGGKTLIQSVVRDSTVPVIETGEGLCHVYVDADADLDKAVAIATNAKAQRCSVCNAAETLLVHADVADAFLPRVLDSLAEAGVTVHGDERVRSVAAAHGSPATVVEATEEDWSTEYLSMDLAVRVVPTIDDALAHIRRYSTQHTEAIVTDSLRASRYFVSRVDSAAVMVNASTRFTDGGEFGFGAEIGISTQKLHARGPMGLTEMTSTKYVVTGDGHLK
- a CDS encoding acyl-CoA dehydrogenase family protein; translation: MGLSDADRVFADWVDARATELARSGGPAAPPGRVDRGLLRRLAEAGLLPALFPGSAVPGGAAPGSGGVHGGGAEGGGPGAGGADGPLREAPATRICLLRERLARVDTHAETALALQGLGAYPVLQSGTDAQRRRWIPAAASGAAVAAFALTEPGAGSDAAALALAARPDGDGWRLHGEKTWISNAPEADFYTVFARTTPGARSRGVTAFLVPADRPGLSGTPLEMLSPHALGHLVMDGVPVGPDDVIGTPDQGFPVAMRTLDLFRPSVGAFAVGMADAALAAARAHTREREAFGGPLDRLQTVAHTLAEMATRTEAARLLVYSAAAEYDSGGDSVTVRSAMAKLFATETAQYVVDAAVQLHGARALERGHLLEHLYREVRAPRVYEGASEVQRQIIARHS
- a CDS encoding bifunctional salicylyl-CoA 5-hydroxylase/oxidoreductase; translated protein: MRIACVGGGPGGLYFAALTKRLDPAHEITVYERNAPDDTFGFGVVLSDETLGGIEHADPDVYTALAAGFARWDDIDIHYRGTVVTSGGHGFAAIGRRRLLQILRARCAELGVAVRTRTEAPPADELARTHDLVVAADGANSATRAAHADAFGTTLDRRGNRFMWLGTDLVFDAFRFHVLETPHGVMQLHCYPYATDTSTFLVEMHEEVWRAAGFADLAPRDPAPGASDTESIARCEKLFADVLDGHRLRPNHSRWQSFTTVRNATWRHGNTVLLGDAAHTAHFSIGSGTKLAMEDALALAACLHEHDTLDAALAAYEDERLPVVASTQRAAQASLEWFEDIGRHVGQEPVQFAFNLLTRSRRVTYDNLRLRDPEFVARVDDWFAGQVAAGAAHDTAEGTGSRSGAATGRAPAERRPPMFHPFRLGETELANRVVVSAMDMYSAVDGTPQDFHLVHLGGKALGGAGLVMTEMVCVSAEGRITPGCTGLYRPEHETAWRRVTDFVHEHSPARIGVQLGHSGRKGSTRLMWEGIDQPLAEGNWPVVAPSPLPYRPGVNQVPRELDGEGLAAVRDDFTAAARAADRAGFDVLELHCAHGYLLSSFLSPVTNHRTDRYGGDLSGRLRYPLEVMAAVRAVWPRHKPLTVRISATDWVEDGTTAADAVAIARAFADAGADAIDVSTGQVTPDERPAFGRSYQVPFAERIRREAGVPVIAVGAISSYDDVNSTLLAGRADLCALARPHLYDPHWTLHAAAEQGYEGPGATWPTPFRAGSRKPPTGRTDGPRPRLALLDGRGAAGTRHRRWRPGG
- a CDS encoding PaaX family transcriptional regulator yields the protein MTSNSDQAPLAATGDPERVNRRPRSLIVSFFGTYARDIGGWISVADLIALMAELGVDAPSVRSAVSRLKRRGLLAPERLGGVAGYRLSDEGRHILAEGDRRIFGHQVARVGDGWVLVVFSVPESERRRRHALRSRLTRLGFGTTAAGVWIAPAHMTDQARQALRDLGMDGYAELFHATHLDFRDLSEAVALWWDLPALQAMYQEFLSEHEPVLGAWRRAGAAGRTGPAGTADPRAAAFADHLRTVDAWRRMPFLDPGLPPELLPGPWAGSRASRVFFDLHARLRVPGLEHVRSVVSRG
- a CDS encoding AMP-binding protein, with protein sequence MSSLSPTGHVDTFTRDHLPPPEQWPVLTLDHGPAYPDRLNCAEQLLDATIAAHGADRACLTGEDESWTYGELRDRVDRIAHVLVEETGLVPGGRVLLRGPNSPWTAACWLAVLKAGGVVVTVLPVLRAAELATVLRSARVTHALCDARFLDDLATACADSAADLGAEPALLAYGGTGADDLTVRAQQHPAPFTAVRVAADDACMIAYTSGTTGAPKGCVHFHRDVLAIADTYSARVLRPTPDDVFTGSPPFGFTFGLGGLLVFPLRAGASSILLERPRPEALLDAVSQRGATIVFTAPTAYRAMLARLDGHDLSGLRRCVSAGEHLPAATWQAWYEATGVRMLDGIGATEMLHIFVSSSDEHLRPGSTGVPVPGFTAAVLDDEGRPVPDGEPGHLAIRGPIGCRYLADERQTVYVRHGWNLTGDTYVRDEDGYLWYRARSDDMIVSAGYNISPSEVEEALLTAPEVEETAVVGVPDPERGQIARAYVVLREGTAPGDDTAARLKEHVRERISPYKTPRSIEFLAALPRTATGKLQRFKLREAP
- a CDS encoding RidA family protein, encoding MLPTPHTLVNPPELGPPVGFSHAVVTAPGTTVHLAGQIASGVDGRLAAEGLTAQFDLALANVVTAVRAAGAAPEHLVTLTVYTTDVSGYRAAAREIGRIYRRHLGRHYPAMALFGVTELYDPEALVELVGLAVIPD